One stretch of Paenibacillus sp. FSL R5-0341 DNA includes these proteins:
- a CDS encoding histidine kinase, whose amino-acid sequence MKKPNWKSWLPQRLRYRLFGAFVLLILLPFSALNVYNYQQIESLVEQKISEQSHEQLVQMYRSLEDQMSIAFKTLIFLEQDSAVRSVLTSPDNRTPLENKALVEEKFKMINNSFFLYNPSVYFTLLDFHDSVYTSYLPKKALAYGPYLEQFRERLGEITIPKGGADAPPLQPEELFYRWDARDTNHVLKELSSSPYLLSLYAYMKDSGGKRYGLARISIDYSYWFQTMLKDSQSNREYFLITGSGETIARSSKTATLSPEVTREIALHPAQAYLTDPASDTLINYVYIESLDWYMVNRIPLSILFTEISELKQRYFLTFFGFTGAFVLMAFMISATFTRPLSHLQKQMKEVVRKNLKIRIPEGHSRGEVLELTRTFNTMLDDANQMINRLKTEERQKEAVHFHMLLAQMNPHFLLNTLNTMKWSAIRSGNEEISEMCVSLGKLLEVSLNSQVELVYLKDEIELVQAYLHIQRIRYRDSFEVTCEFDDKLEYALVPKLSLQPLVENAIHHGVGPQEQLGQIRISIYRQDTGTLMLEVADNGIGMEESRRQQVTRTRPGIGLSNLRERLRLLFKGQSKLEIMDNQPGTLVRFSIPFLLSTPYVQKRSD is encoded by the coding sequence ATGAAGAAGCCAAACTGGAAGAGTTGGTTGCCACAGCGGCTCAGGTACCGTCTGTTCGGTGCATTTGTGTTGTTAATTCTCTTGCCGTTCAGTGCATTGAATGTCTACAATTATCAGCAGATTGAATCCTTGGTCGAGCAGAAAATCAGTGAACAGAGTCATGAGCAGCTGGTGCAGATGTACCGCTCTCTGGAGGATCAGATGAGTATCGCCTTCAAAACGCTCATTTTTCTGGAACAGGATTCTGCGGTAAGAAGTGTGCTCACCTCCCCGGACAATCGTACTCCGCTTGAGAACAAGGCGCTGGTGGAAGAGAAGTTCAAGATGATCAATAACAGTTTCTTTCTATATAATCCTTCGGTGTACTTTACTTTGCTGGATTTTCATGATAGCGTTTACACTTCGTATTTGCCGAAAAAAGCACTGGCGTATGGCCCCTATCTGGAGCAATTCCGCGAGCGTCTTGGAGAAATAACCATCCCAAAAGGGGGTGCAGATGCGCCCCCGCTTCAACCGGAAGAACTTTTCTATCGCTGGGATGCACGGGATACCAACCATGTGCTCAAGGAGTTATCCTCCAGCCCGTACCTGTTGTCGCTGTATGCCTACATGAAAGATAGCGGCGGCAAGCGCTACGGACTGGCTCGGATCAGCATTGATTACTCTTACTGGTTCCAAACGATGCTGAAGGATTCACAGAGTAACCGGGAGTACTTTCTGATTACAGGTAGCGGGGAGACCATCGCACGTTCATCCAAAACAGCTACGCTTTCCCCGGAAGTTACTCGTGAAATAGCTCTTCATCCGGCACAGGCGTATCTAACTGATCCAGCTTCGGATACGCTGATTAACTACGTGTACATTGAATCACTGGATTGGTATATGGTGAATCGCATTCCACTTTCCATTTTGTTTACAGAGATATCTGAGCTTAAGCAACGTTACTTTCTGACCTTTTTTGGTTTCACAGGCGCATTTGTGCTGATGGCTTTTATGATTTCGGCAACGTTCACACGCCCTTTGTCGCATCTGCAGAAACAGATGAAGGAGGTTGTCCGCAAAAACCTCAAGATTCGTATTCCTGAGGGCCACAGCCGTGGAGAAGTACTGGAACTGACACGTACGTTTAATACGATGCTGGATGATGCCAATCAGATGATCAATAGGCTCAAGACGGAGGAGCGCCAGAAGGAAGCGGTACATTTTCATATGCTCTTGGCTCAGATGAATCCGCACTTTCTCCTGAACACGTTGAATACAATGAAATGGAGTGCGATCCGCAGCGGAAATGAAGAAATCTCCGAGATGTGTGTTTCCCTGGGAAAATTGCTGGAGGTCAGCTTGAATTCACAGGTCGAATTGGTATACCTGAAGGATGAGATCGAGCTGGTTCAAGCCTACCTTCATATCCAGCGGATTCGTTACCGCGACAGCTTCGAGGTGACTTGTGAATTTGACGATAAGCTGGAGTACGCACTGGTGCCCAAGCTGAGCTTGCAGCCACTGGTCGAGAATGCCATTCACCACGGTGTCGGACCACAGGAACAGCTTGGTCAGATCCGTATCAGCATATATAGGCAAGACACAGGAACACTGATGCTGGAGGTGGCAGACAACGGAATCGGAATGGAGGAATCCCGGCGTCAGCAGGTTACCCGGACGCGTCCGGGGATCGGTCTATCCAATCTCAGGGAACGATTGCGGTTATTGTTCAAAGGTCAAAGTAAACTTGAAATAATGGATAATCAACCAGGGACATTAGTGAGGTTCAGCATTCCTTTTTTGTTGTCGACGCCTTACGTACAGAAGCGGTCTGACTAG